The genomic interval ttttgttttttggttttttttttttgcggtACTGTGGATAGGCTGCCTTAGAGCATGTGAGCTGTTGATACTGAACTTAGCTTGGCACTCACTTATGTTGtactgcttcttcctccttacTTGGCTCCTTCAGAGCCAAAAGGACAAATCAGGCAGGTGCCATTGGAATATCATAAATGTATTGACTGCTGCATCttgctggagctggatgtgCCTGCTATTGTAGCATTGAGCTTCTCACCCTCCGTGAAAATCCTCCAACTTCCAAGATTTTGAATGATTATATTAAACAAGAAAGCTGGGCCTTAATTTGCATTGTTGCCTTTCAGAATGTGGAGTAAAAGCTAAAACTACACCATTTCCCTGTCACTGTGACAGTAATGAAGGCACTCTTAGAGCAGCTGGTGTCTGCCTGCATTATGCAGCAGAGTCAAATATGCTAAGtctaaataaaatacttgtaCAAGTAATTTGTTATtgaattgaaattatttaatgctAAAAGTATGTAAATCTTGTTTCCCCATCATGAATGGGAagctctgaaattatttaatgagTCATTAAATACTTTTAAGAGCTTCCTTGGAGAAGAGCCTTTACTACGTCTTGATGTTCTCTCAAGACTGTTGTTGTTAAATCACCCTTTGAAGCTGTGTATATGGTGCAGCTTGCTAGGCAAAACTGTCACTTTTGTGTACTGGATATCAGTTTCTTTAGAGGCATGTTTTAATTcagtagatttttctttctttgctgaaagTTCCTTCTAATGCTGGGGAAAGTGAAGCACTTCTGTCAAATTTTAAGCCTGGCAGAAGAGTGAGACAAGCTTGGCTAATGTAGTGAGGTAGTCTGTCAAGCAATCTAGTGCTGAGCTAAACTTCTCAAGACTCATTCTATATGTGGAACAAAATCGCACAATTTTTTTCTAGGACTGAGTCAATGTTGCACAGTTGTTACAAATACGTACAGTAAAAtcttaattctgtttttccGTTGGTCACTGGTAGACCTGAAACTATCTTTTAAAGATGCTCAGATAATTTTATCAAGGTAGATCTGAGATAAAACTACAAGGAGCAGCGAGCAGTTCCTCTTTGGTAactgagaaagggaaaatacaCCATTACAGCAGTGTTGTGTTTCAGTGGAAAACCCAGGAGGGGGAGAGAATTGCCTTGCAGCTGCCAGCTTCCTTGACATTCAGCCATGGGATTGTTCAGATGCTTGTTAGGAAAGGGTGATGCTTAAAGGGTTGCCTGCTGGTATTTTAAATAAGCTTCAGTGGGAAAAATATagtattaaaatgcatttaaaaggTCAACTTGGTCATTGATAACTGCTTTGTGTGTAATGCCTGGTACATTTTCCGAAGGTTGAGATGGAGCAGTGGTGCTTTTGATGGATGTGCACTTCTATTGCAAGGAAAGTCCTGTATCAAAAAGGGGTACCCCATTTTGAACTTGGGTAACTCCAGACCCATCACTAAACCCCTAAGTGCTCTGTAAAACATGGATTATGTATATGCTGCTTGTGTATATTTTGTGAAGGAGAAAACGTACTTTCTTGCTGGTTTTGGAGCTGAGATGAGCTTTCTGGTTTAAAGCATACAGTATATATAAATCTGGAGTAACAACTGCATTTGCACATGGTGTTTGTATCAGGTTGTACCACAAATGAAATGTGCTGACACTGATACTCGCGGAAATGTCTGTTGCATATCATTTTAAAATGGGCTGTAATAATACAAGTAGTTGTAACTCATTTACATTTCTACATAGCAATGATGTAGTTCACcatgaaaacaataaatattctgcttttttataGCAAATACGAGTACCTTGGGTAGATGAGCCTAATAGCTGCATGGCCTTGTTACAGAATACAATTTTTGTAACTCAGTGCTGGGGAGAAGGATACTGTAAGCAGGAAATTCTTAGCTAAGCAGATGTTCTGGTGTCTAAAAGTAGTTTTTAtggttttgggatttctttgcTCATATGATTTTTCATCATTGATCACTTAATgctgtttctggtttttgggttgtttttttcctttcaagttgCTGACAGGTATATTAATAGGCCAGTTTTGTACctgaaagtaaaattaaaagcaaagatgaTCTGAGTGTCACTACAGCTTGGACTCAACGGTCTGTTTTAAGTAGCTAGCTGTAATTTTCCTTATGACCTGAATCTCTCATTTGATAAAATTGCAGAGTATCACTGCATGACCCTAGAAATGAACTAAGGGGTTGTAGTTTCACTGAGCCGATACTCCCCCCACCACTGACAGTACTAAAACAAGGAGGCAAGGTCACCAGTCTGCTTaaacttttgaaaaattctttactctCTGCTCACCTTTTCCACTGTAGAAAGAGCTCTCTGCTTAGAGCAGTCTAATTACAAAGCTACtataaaacttcattttttagTACATTGTTTTTTTAGTGGAGATGTGTGCCTGTAGGGCAAACAGAGATTTGTAACACCTGTGTTTTATGGGAAAATTTCTGATCACTTGCCTTACTGCTGAGGTCAGCACAGTGGTGTGACAACTTAGATACAGgttattctaaaatattttttccaagtaaaCTTTACCTTTGTGacttaaatttttttgtcttgcttGCAGCAAGAAAAGATTCTGAGAGGATTATCCTGGGATAAGAAGGGTAGAAAGTCTGCATACATCtaatgggaaagggaaatgaatgGTCCTGGAACATTTTTTGCATGCTTAACTTTCCTTGGAAACCATGCTCAGGACTGTGCAGTCAGCTTTTCACTGGGAGGTGTGTTCTAGAATTTGGAGGTTGAAAGTGAAGTCCACAGTTGTTTATCCTGGCTTGTTTTCTGGTTACTGTTCCAAGGAGAGAGTGCACTCTTTTTCATGCAGACAGACCTCTGCTGTGTCAAGGCTGCTCAGATTAACTGTGTAGCTGGAATGTACATTCCACGTCACACTTGTGTAGATGTTGCTCTGCTGGTTCTCCAGTTCTATCTCTCCAGATTCTTACTGGCTACTGACCACAAATGATGCATTcataaaattgaaaacaaagtaAAGAAAATCACTGCAGCCTGTGATGCCTTTAATacacaatattttcattgtgtAACCCTCAAACTCCTGAGATGTATGTGCATGTTGTTTCAGGTATGATACACAATGCATACTTTACCATGACTGTTCTTGAATTTTGCTGCCTCCTTCAAATGCCATTTGGTTATTTTCAGGAGCTCACTTAATTGTGTGGCAGAGCAAAGGGACAGGGGTTGGTAGAGCATTTTTGGATGCTTCTAGGAAAACATGTGTTTCCACAGATTTATTCTTGCCATCCTGTCAGGTGAACTGGAAAGGGGTAGAAGAAGGGGGGAGGTAGTAATGGACCTATaccaaaaagaggaaaactaaACAAAGTTTTGGAAGGTAGAAGAAGGGGGGAGGTAGTAATGGACCTCTaccaaaaggaggaaaactaAACAAAGTTTTGGAGTAGTAATGGACCTATaccaaaaagaggaaaactaaACAAAGTTTTGGAAGTTGAATGTGGGCAAATGAAGTAAAGAAGACCAGCAACATGAAGCAGACCAAAAGACCGTGGAATGCTGAATGAGGATGAAAATAGTGAGGGAGAGGAATGCTTGTATCTTCCACACAATCAAGAGTCTAGTAGTTGCAAGATGTTCAGGTATGCCCTATTAAGAAGTTATAAAGACCTTACTTTAAATTTCCACTTtttgatataaaataatttacaggGTTTTTCAGAGTTGCTGTATCAAGTTTTAATTGAtctttataataatttttattcatatttaattCACTTCCCTCCCCCACCTTCCCCTGCCAAAACCATACCACTGTTAATGCCTACTTCATTTTCAAATGTCTCAGATCTGTTCTTCAGCACCTAAATAGTCCCAGTAGTTCATAGCAGTAGCCTTTTGGGGCATAAGTAGCTTCTCTTTGCTAATTCTGCTGTTCACTATAGTATTTTACAGACTAAGAAAGAATGAATGAATAACACTGTTAGGATTCCTGAGCAAACACCATGACATGGGATTAAGCCATCAGCAGCATTAGTAGGTCTCTCAGAGCATTGTCCCTGTAGAGAGTTATGTGTTTTAAAGATGGAACAGTGCTGCACAGTAACTTTGAATCTATTATTATAAAAACTCCCTTATACACATTATTCCATCTAAATATGTGACAACCTTTTTGGAAGGCATCAGCAATATTTCTGAGCTTTTCTTGCTTCACTGCATTTACCTTGttgaatattatttaaaaaagaaagtagttCACCAAAATCATAGAGTGAATAGAGACAAAGTGCTACTGCTGTTTGACTCCCTCTTGTTTAGCTGGAAACCACAGTTCTGTTCCTTCctttgcagcagaaaagcaaaagtggAGATCTATCATTCTTGGTTCCTGCTTTCTTCATGAAAGCAAACTAAAGCTGAGAACACAGTTTAATGCTTTAACTCTGCTTTATTGTACAAAACAAGCAATTTATTAAATATAGCATCTGTCATTCTtccagaaagacaaaaaaatgcagagagatATGTTTTTTGTTCACATTATTATTTCTCCCTTGAAATAAGCATGACTTTTTCCTGTCCTGTTCAAAGGAATAGGACAAATTTCAGGTTTAGGTGTGCTTCTCAATGAAGCCTTTAAATATTGTCTATCTTCTCAGTACTACAGATGATAGGAGTTAAGACTCCTCAAACACTATTCCTTGGGCAGTGGCCTTTCAGTTAATCTCTGAAATCTTGGTTATTTCATCTTTCAAATCCTTGATCTCTGTTTGAACTCTTGTTAGATTGGCCAATTTCTCATTCAGTAAAGCAATTTCCTTCTCCCGTCGTAATGCCTCCTCCACTAATCTTCCTATTCTCAGTGTTAGGTCATTTATTAAGGGCTCCAAGATGGCAAACTCCTTTTTAACTTTGTACATCTTAGGTTTTAAATCATTTGCAAATGTAACTGTCTTCAGAACTTTTGCTCTGTCACCCTCAAGATTCAAAAGTCTGTCAGAATGCTTGCTAAAATTGCTCCTTAACTCAGACAGTGCTGTCTTAATTTGCTCAATTTTTCTTGCGTTACTGGATGCCAGACTTTGTATTTTTGTACTTCGGTCAATGCTACTGGTAAGGAGCTCACCTATATTTTTTACTGTTGCTTTTTCACCTTCTTCTACTTTATCTTCGAGTGTTTGCAAAGAATCTGTCAGTGCAGTCATTTCCGAGACCAGGCCTGAAATCCGCCTTATGTCAGTTTTTACTGTCACAATTGCCAATGTTACATTTTTTGCTGTGGAAGCTGCGTTGTGTTCAGCACTTGAAACTGCATGAAAAAGGCTTGTTAAATTCTTCTCCAgttcttcttgttttttaattatgcTGCTAGACCATGTTTTCATTGTATAAATATCTTCCTGCAGATATTTAATGTGAGAAATCATTTGAAGATCTTCCAGCTGTTTCATTAAGTTCCAAGTCTTTTCACACTAGAGggatacaaaaatatttctagctTAACTACTCAATGTCAAAATTCAAGCTATACTTCAACGAAATATCTTACTATTCTGACATTCAatttgagtgaaaaaaaaccctgtctgTAGGAAATAAACCTCTGTTACAACAcaaccagatttttttcactgtataCATAATAAATGTTAGTACTTCTTCtataacaacaaaaaattacaagaagGTGCTATATGACTTTCCAAGGTGACCTTTGAAAACACAAGTCATCAAATGGAATCTTCTTCCATATACAGGAATTTTTAAGTTTCGATAAAAGCTATTTTAGTGGAGGAAAACTCATGCTACTGCTGGATTTTTGTCTTGATTTGCTAgtttgctcttttatttttattttcttatgatTGGTTCTTGGTTTTCaaatttgagaggaaaaaaggaaattatctgAGTGATACTATCCTGTTCAATCCCCAATATGTCAAGGTAgaacttagaaaaaaaacaccaaacaggCAAACTGAAACGCATTCTAAGAGGCAAGAATTAGTTTCATAGCAATCCTTTTCTGGACACTAATAGTAAAAATATCATCACAGAAACcactatttttaattcttcaatAGTGCTGGTCGTTCCTCAATAGCTCAGACCCATTTGCTCAAAAGCAAAAGACCAAAATTTAGGCTATGGAAAGTTGTGCTTGTTTCCTACTTAATGCCCTCTGAGAATGAGGATTTAATGTTGAACCTCTGGTATATTCAGCTTTCAGTCTGGCTGAGGTTGATGAAAGACTTTAGATTAGGGGTCATACTACTGGCAATATAACCACCCTGCCCCGAAGAGATACAAAGTAGAAACACTAGAACTGGAATACAGTTGtgaaaaagtatttgaaaaacatttctttatatAATAGTTTTTCCTACAAGGACACAGAACACTTAAGTATTTACTCTGTACCCTTTCTGAAAGAGCAGTCTATAATAAATTAGATTATGCACCAGGACAGGGAAATTCActacaatatatttttattttgaatatcaCTGTAAACAAAAATTTATACATAAGTAATAATTATATGAAACCAACACGGCTTTATAACATTGAGAAACACTGGTTTCATAGTCTCTTGAATGGGCAGTGTTACCTGTTTAGTGAAGATTTCAGTGGAGTTCTTGAGAAATGAATGTACAACGCCAGAATAATTTCAAGTAGGTCTGATTAGGCCATAAATGTGCATTCATAATGTTTTTACTAAGCAATCTCCTTTCctgagaaatacagaattatcaAGACAATAAGTCTGCAGACAATTTGTGTTGTCCCTGAGATCCAAATTTCAATGACCAGCTGTCAGGCCTATTAAATAGTACTACATCATGTGTAAGTAGGTCTATGGATAAACTGGATATTCCCTGCTCCCAAGCACATAACTCCACTGATTTCATTAATTACTTTTGCAGCAAACTTTGGGAAACAATGTCAATTAAAACTGTTAAACACTGctaactgttttttttcttttcaaatgcaaagcAATATGAGATGTGCCATGTAATGCCTAACAAAGAACATCCTAcaaaagaaaaggttaaaatttgtttctaaaGCACCAAAAtatccccccaccccccaaaaatgacaacaacaacaaaacaccaaaaaaccatAAGATCAAATCAGCTGCTATGTAAATACCAGATGCTAATAGATACCAGAACAAGACAAGGTTCTTCTCAGGGGGTACTTTACTAGAGTTTTCTCTAAGGCTGTTGTATCTAAGCTTCTGCTGTTTGAAGTGTAACcagttataaaaatataacCAGTAAGTGTACTTAAAAATTTCCTGCAGCATGAAACCATTAAGGTGTACAATATATTAAAAGCAAGGTACAGCTATCTCAGCTGAGAAATAAGTGATTAATTGTTCACTGTGTTACAAGTCTATGGAAAATAACACACAAAGTAACAACAAAAGAAACTAAATAGTGAAAACTAAATACAAACTAAAAATATGAACTTTTCCCCCTTAAAGATAAATACTttgcttcaaattatttttaataaaaaaaaggttttaataaataagctgaaaaaaatattttaatttaagaaaatactcctttccttctttaatAAAGTACTACTCTCTTGCCCTCCAGCCTCTTTCTCAACCTTTCAGGCTGTTCCAATATCTCTTTAGATCAATGACAACAGCTTAGCTATCCTTGATGTTTAAATCACAGTATTTataaaaaagtgcttttttatCAATGAAAAACCTAAGTCCAAATTCACTTGTCCCCATTCTGGTCATTTTCTAAGTTAGAGTTTTCTAAAGTtacttcttttgcttttgaagataCTGCTATGTCAGGCCCTGTTTCTAGTGCAGCTAGTTCATGCTGCACTTTGAACAAGCTGCCATTGGACTGTAGGCCTTCAAGAGCCTTCTGCATCACCACTGTATCAGAAACAGTTTTCAACATGTCATTTTCCACAGTGTACAGCTGTGTCTTCAAGTCCTCTATCTTTTTCTGCATACCAAGCAACTCACTGGACAATCTAAGAATAGAGTGAATAGCATTTTCAATTGTTGGCAAGTGGGTCTTGCACTCCTCAATTTTAGGTTCATAGTTTGCAAGTTTCTGATTCAGGTCTGTGTCCTTGGCTACCAGACTATTCTGTTCTTCTTCTAGCTTTTCAACTGACTTTGCATCCAAGTTCAACTTTTGTTCAACTCTAGAGAATTCATCATCTTCTTGCTGTTTTAGTGTTCTGATATTTCTGGCTGTACTGTCTTCCAAATCTCTTACTCTTTCTGAAAGGGATTTAATTCTTTGGTCAACTTCATTAATTTTGGAAGTAACTTCTGCATGTATGAACTTTGCTTCAGATTTTAAACCACTAGCATTTGTGTTCATTTCATCCAGGCTTCTTCTCCAGGAATTTGTAACATTTTGGAACTTCTCATTAATGCTCTGCATCTTTAGAGAGAGAGTCTGTTCATTGTTCTGAATATCATTTATGATGTTATGAAGAGAAGATATTTCCTGCCCAAACTCAGTCATCACAGAGATAGATGAGGCAGCTTCTTGCAGGATACTTTCAGAAGACTCAAGCTGCATTTACAACACAAAACAATGTCTGTGTCTACTTAACAAAAGTAAGAACACAAAATCATTTCCATTTATTAAGAGAGAATAAAGTCCCTTAAAAGCCACTGTACTTGTTACAAAGCTCCTCCATGGTGCATTTCCATgtttcatctttaaaatattgttgATAAACCTAGCATGAATAAGTAATGGAAAAAAGGTATATCTGTTGTTGAACTTCTATCACATATATGCAATTTTCCATGCTTGTTTTTTTGTCCAAAATGCAGTAAATCCCATGCAACATTTTGCAATCTTAAGGAATAAGTAATGGAAAAAAGGTATATCTGTTGAACTTCTATAACATATATGCAATTTCCCATGCTTGTTTTTTTGTCCAAAATACAGTAAATCCCATGCAACATTTTGCAATCTTAAGTATAGTATATAAAAATCCAAATTACATCATGTATAAATGACATTATTCTGAGATCAGTGCTGAAACAAAATCACTGGCGTGAGCCATGCCGTGCTACCATCATTATCTGTAAGGTATCAGGGATAAttcagcagccagcac from Ficedula albicollis isolate OC2 chromosome 1A, FicAlb1.5, whole genome shotgun sequence carries:
- the IKBIP gene encoding inhibitor of nuclear factor kappa-B kinase-interacting protein isoform X1 encodes the protein MSEVKPRKKGISSSKTSEGSQKAEKHSNYGKLASPRTSNNHSSFCMDSRTSLSIISLAVCLVVSWFLFQQSGQFADLERKYNFLHQEAGKILDMGNKVNLISEKLESSESILQEAASSISVMTEFGQEISSLHNIINDIQNNEQTLSLKMQSINEKFQNVTNSWRRSLDEMNTNASGLKSEAKFIHAEVTSKINEVDQRIKSLSERVRDLEDSTARNIRTLKQQEDDEFSRVEQKLNLDAKSVEKLEEEQNSLVAKDTDLNQKLANYEPKIEECKTHLPTIENAIHSILRLSSELLGMQKKIEDLKTQLYTVENDMLKTVSDTVVMQKALEGLQSNGSLFKVQHELAALETGPDIAVSSKAKEVTLENSNLENDQNGDK
- the IKBIP gene encoding inhibitor of nuclear factor kappa-B kinase-interacting protein isoform X2; its protein translation is MSEVKPRKKGISSSKTSEGSQKAEKHSNYGKLASPRTSNNHSSFCMDSRTSLSIISLAVCLVVSWFLFQQSGQFADLERKYNFLHQEAGKILDMGNKVNLISEKCEKTWNLMKQLEDLQMISHIKYLQEDIYTMKTWSSSIIKKQEELEKNLTSLFHAVSSAEHNAASTAKNVTLAIVTVKTDIRRISGLVSEMTALTDSLQTLEDKVEEGEKATVKNIGELLTSSIDRSTKIQSLASSNARKIEQIKTALSELRSNFSKHSDRLLNLEGDRAKVLKTVTFANDLKPKMYKVKKEFAILEPLINDLTLRIGRLVEEALRREKEIALLNEKLANLTRVQTEIKDLKDEITKISEIN